A stretch of Saccharothrix texasensis DNA encodes these proteins:
- a CDS encoding putative leader peptide: protein MTTLLTKRLAVDLCRVRSSLCRAAR, encoded by the coding sequence ATGACCACGCTGCTGACCAAGCGACTCGCGGTGGACCTGTGCCGCGTGCGCAGCAGCCTGTGTCGCGCGGCGCGCTGA